The Caldisalinibacter kiritimatiensis genomic sequence TCCATTTAAATAAATAAAATGCAGTATTTATGCGAGTTGTAGAGTTCTGCAACGAGCTATGACAAATTTGGAGTGGGGGGGGTAGAATAATTACTGTAGACAAGCTTGTTTATGTAGTTGATAAAGTTATTTAAGGGGTAAGTACTCTATAATTAAAACGTTATTGTATTGTGGGGTATATGGCATGTCCTACTATATCCAGATGAAGGAACTCTAAAAGCTTATCGCTATTTTAATACAATGAGTTTGCGAACTGTTGAATCTATGTACTAACCACGCTTAATGCAAAATATAAGAATGGAGTTGATTTAATTATGAAGAAGATTTTACTGTCATTACTAGTTTTTACGTTAGTAGTTTCAGGATTTACTTTTTCATACGGTGCTAATTCTGATATGAAATATGCTGAAACTGATGAAGAAATCGTTCAAGCAGAAAAAATGGTCAATAGAATATTAGCAAAATCTGAAAAGAAATCTAAAGAAATGAAATTTAAAACTATAAAACTATCTTCTGTTGAAGAGGCGGTAGATATATTAAAAAAAGATGGATATCCCGTAAATTATAATTTTGTACAATTGTGTAAAGATATTGAAAAATATAAGAAAACTAATAAATCTAAAGATACTAAACACATAGTAAAGCATTTTAATTCTATTACTGGATTAAAAGAAAAACCGAAAAAAATAAAAAAATTAGGCTTGTCATTCGTTGATACGGTATATGCAATATCGTATGATGATTGGGCAAGATTAACTACAGCCGAAAAAGTTCTTGTAGTTCTTTACCCAGCAGAAGCAGTAATAGTTAATTCGTGTTCTCAGCAAGCTTATACATACACAAAAGAAAAGTTTGGGTATAATGGTCTTGGTGACAAAACTGACGGTTATAGACATGCAATGTGGAATGCATTAATGGATGCCCGTTTGGATGAGCATATAGCAGAAGCTTTTTCTACTGCACATGAAGAAAAATCAGAAGAGGAATTAAATCAGAAGGCAGCTGATGGATACTATGAGTATGAGCATAGAGAAATGGATTTACATAATAACGCTGAGGGGCTTGAATGTGTTAGTTGGTATGAAATTTGGCCAGTTTTATCAGATGATACAATAAAAGATCGTGTTTCAGAAAAGTTGACAAATAAATCTTCTGATATAATCTGGTTACATGATTAATCACTATACGATAAATTGATGTGCATTTAAAATAAAAAGGCATTTTATTGAAATATTTAAATTACTCTGATTTAATAAAATGCCTTTTTGTATTTTAGAAATTTTCCCGATAGTCCACCTTTTTATAATTTTAAGGCAAATAGGAGGAATACAATTGAAAGAAAAAGTAATTATAATAATTAGCATGGTTGTTTTAATAGCTTTGACAGTATTTACTTATATGTATAATGATCAAAAAAACAAGGTGGAT encodes the following:
- a CDS encoding DUF6973 domain-containing protein is translated as MKKILLSLLVFTLVVSGFTFSYGANSDMKYAETDEEIVQAEKMVNRILAKSEKKSKEMKFKTIKLSSVEEAVDILKKDGYPVNYNFVQLCKDIEKYKKTNKSKDTKHIVKHFNSITGLKEKPKKIKKLGLSFVDTVYAISYDDWARLTTAEKVLVVLYPAEAVIVNSCSQQAYTYTKEKFGYNGLGDKTDGYRHAMWNALMDARLDEHIAEAFSTAHEEKSEEELNQKAADGYYEYEHREMDLHNNAEGLECVSWYEIWPVLSDDTIKDRVSEKLTNKSSDIIWLHD